Genomic window (Stenotrophomonas maltophilia):
CGCCGCACCCAGGCCACGCCGTACTTCCCGGGCTACTTCGGCCTGTGGGAGACCTTCAATGTATTCACCCAGTACGAGGACGCCGAAGTCACCCTGAGTGCGCCGGCCAACCTGCCGATGTTCGTCGACAGTCGCGGCGTGCAGGGCAGCGATCGCCCGACGGTGAAGAACGGCCAGGCGCAGTGGCGCTGGCGCTACCAGCGTCGCGAGGCGATGCCGGCGCAGAACTGGTCGGCGGCGGGCTGGGAGTTCGGCCCGAACATCATGGCCAGTACCTATCGTGACTGGTCGCAGATGGGTCGCGCCTACCAGCTCAAGGCGGGCCCGGCGGCTGAGGTGACCCCGGCGCTGCAGGCGTTGGCTGATGAGATCACCGCGGGTATCAGCGACCGCCGCGAGCAGGCTGATGCGCTGTATCGCTGGGTTGCGCAGAACATCCGCTACGTGGCGGTGTACCTGGGCAATGGCGGGCTGGAGCCGAACAGCGCGCAGAGCATCCTCGACAACCACTATGGTGACTGCAAGGACCATGTGACGATCCTGGAGGCGCTGCTGGCAGCCAAGGGCATCGCCAGCTCGCCGGTGCTGATCGGCGCCGGCGGCGGTCCGACGCTGCCGAAGATTCCGGTGCTGGGCCGCTTCAACCACGCCATCACCTACATTCCCGAGTTTGATCTGTACCTGGATTCGACCACCGCGTGGGCGCGCTTCGGTCAGCTGCCGGAAGGTGATCTGGGTGCGCCGGTGATGCGTACCCGCGACGCCACGCTGGCACGCACCCCGGCCAACACGCCGGAGCGTAACGCCACCTCGATGGAAGTACGTTTCACCTTCGACGCCAACGGCAACCTGCGTGGAGAGACCATTCCGAAGCTGGGCGAGAACGCCGAGATCGGCATGCGCGCCCAGTTCTCCCAGCTCAACGCGCAGAACCGTGCGCGCGCTGAAGAGCAGATCATGGCCGCGTCCGGTTTCGACGGGCGAGGGCAGCTGCAGATCCAGGGCGTGCCGGTCGATCTGACCCGGCCGTTTGGCTATCGCATGGCGTTCCAGGCCGAGGACTACGCCGACTTCAGCGTGGCCGGCGGCATGGCCGTGCCGGACCCGCCGGGTGGCGAGTCGGTGCGTGGCTTGTACGCCACCGCCTCGGCGCCGGCCAACGAGACACCGTTCTACTGCAATGCCAGCCTGCGCGAGGAAACCTATCGCCTGCAGTTCCCGGCCAATGCGCCGATCATCGCCATCCCGGCCAGCCAGCGTTTCGCCAATGCAGCCGGCGAGTACCGGGTGGACTGGAGTCGCGAGGGGCAGGAGGTGATCGTGCACCACCGCTTGCAGCAGAATGCAGTGCGTGGGCCAGAGGCGTTGTGCCAGCCGCAGGATTATCCGGCGTTCCGCGCGCTGTACCGCGAAGTGCGGCGTGGCTTCCGCGGCCAGGTGCTGTACGGCAAGCTGCCGGGATCCGGTGGCTGAATCGCCGATGGACGTTTAGGGCGGCATAATGTCGCCCTGATCGCCCATTCATCTTTCCCCGGGCACACTGGCAACCACCTTTCCTGGCGCCCGCGCCCACAGGATTCCCGCATGAACTTCCGCTTCCGCCGTTTCCTTGCCACCACCACCCTGGCCGTGGCCTGCGCCGCCGCCGGCAGCGCCTGGGCTGGCGCCCGCGATGACCTGAAGACCTTCACCAGCGGCCTGAAGGGCCTGGATGGCCAGTTCAGCCAGCAGGTGTTCGACAGCCGCGGCAAGGTGAAGGAATCGACCAGTGGCCGAGTGGCCCTGTCGGCGCCGCGCCTGTTCCGTTGGGAATACGTGCGCCCGCACGAACAGCTGATCGTGGCCGACGGCAAGAAGGTCTGGATGTACGAGCCGGACCTGGAGCAGGCCACCGTGCGCGAGCAGGGCAAGGAAGAGCAGAACAGCCCGCTGACCGCGCTGATCAATCCGGCGCTGCTGGAACAGCAGTACGACGTCAGCGAAGAGGCCGCGCAGCGCGACGGCCTGCAGTGGCTGTCGCTGTCGCCGAAGCGCGAGACCGAAGCCAGTTTCCAGTACGCCGCGCTGGGCTTCAACGCCCAGGGCCTGGCCAAGATGGAAATCACCGATGCGGTTGGCCAGCGTACCGTGATCAGCTTCAGTGGCTGGAAGCGCAACCCGGGCTTCGCGGCCGGCACCTTCAGCTTCACCCCGCCGAAGGGCACCGACGTCATCGGTAATTGATCTGTGGGCGGAGACGCTTTGGTGGGTGTCAACCTTGGTTGACACGCTTTTGTTCTGCCGGCCAGCGGCCGGCACCACCGATCCTGTGGCCTGATCTGCCGGGCAGGGTTCGGTGCTGCCGCGATCCGACCTGACCCGCTCTGGTGGGTGCCAACCTTGGTTGGCACGCGTTCGGCCAGCTCATCCGTTGTCCGGGTGAACGATGACCTGCCAGTTGAGGCCATCAAATCGAACCAGATCCCACTGCGTCAACACCCATAGCACCCCATCGGCGGAACTGATGTCGTTAATGGCGGCGTCCACCAGTTCTTCAGGAATGCCCGCAGCCAAGCGTTCAACCACTCCAGAGGTGGGGCTGTAGAGATAGAGTCCATTCTCCGAGCCGATGTAGATGGATTGCCCGTACTGGCAGGCGCAGTAGAACGGTACGTCAGGGCTGATCTGATGCGGGACGGGCATGAAACCCGTATTGATCTGACCCGTTACGATTGTTGCCTCGGTACCGACCAGGAACAGTTCGCCCGAATCCGTTTTGGATGCATGCAGCAGTTCGGCGAAGGTGATCTGGTCCGGGATGGTCCAAGTTGCGCCATCCCAGTGCGCAATCAGGCCGTCAGAACCGATCGCATAGAGATCGGTAAAGCCGGTTCCGCAGAGGTCATTCACGCTGGCCAGTTCCAAATTGGCCAGCAGTTGGTCGAGCGCATGATCCTTCCCGATTCGAGCCAGATCAGCGCGTGATTCTTCGAATCTTCGCCGAAGCTCTGCGTCGCGCTCCGCCGGGTCAGCTGGTAGCGACGGCACACCGTCCAGTTCGAATAGATGGCCAACGCAGTCAAGCCAGTTGTCGAAATCATCCAAATCAGGATCGTCTTCGCAGATCTGATGCTCGGGGGCAGGGAAGTGAGTAGGAAGCTGCTCCCAACCTGCCTCGCTCCGGTAATAGATCATGCCATGCACTCCGCAGCAGAATAGATCCTCACCCAGCTGCCGGATCCGGGTCAGCCCACCGGAAAAGTCATCACCATCATGTGAAATGTACTCGCATGTCGTGCCTGCTCGAGCGAGATCCTCAAGCTGGCCGTAGTAGTCAAGAGCCAATACTCGACGAGCGCGCCCGTCCTGTTGTTCAGGGACGAAGATGGTGGACTCGACCTGCCAGTCGGACAGGTCGTGATAGAACCATTTCTCATCCGTTTGATGTTGATAAAAGAACATCCGGGAGGGCGGGCCCGGATCCGGGTCGTAGCATTTGTGCCCCGGACCGATCCTTGCAGCCAAGTAGTAAATGTTCGCATCGACAGCGCAGCCGGCAACGAACTCAAGGACATTGGATTCGGGATCGCGCACGAGTGGGGCCTGGATGGTTGAGCTGCAAATTCTCGGCTACTAATGAGGATGCATGGCTCCCGGGAAAGGCCGTTCCATGTGAATCAGTGGCTTACCGATGAATTGGCTCCGGCGGCTTCGGCTCATTTCCGACACATTGCGGGGCTGCCGGCCAGCGGCCGGCACTACCACCCGTGCGGCCTGATCGCCGGCATGGCCCGGCGCTTTCTGCTCTGGTGGGTGTCAACCTTGGTTGACACGCTGTTGATCTGCCGGCCAGCGGCCGGCACTACCAGACATCGCGTCCCGCCCGCCGGGCACAGCCCGGCGCTACCGTTGGGCGGCGCGGTACAATGACCGGGTGCCAAGACATCGCTCCACTTCATTCCCCGGACCCGATCTGCTGAGCGTCGATCGGGAACACATGCGCCCGCTGGCCGAGCGCATGCGCCCCCGCACCCTGGACGAAATGGTCGGGCAGAAGCGCCTGCTGGCGCCGGACAGTGCGCTGCGCCGCGCGGTCGAATCCGGTCGCGTGCATTCGATGATCCTGTGGGGGCCGCCGGGCTGCGGCAAGACCACGCTGGCGCTGCTGCTGGCCGAGTACGCCGATGCGGAATTCCGCGCCATCTCTGCCGTGCTGTCCGGCCTGCCGGAGGTGCGCCAGGTGCTGGCCGAGGCCGCGCAACGCTTCGCCGAAGGCCGCCGCACCGTGCTGTTCGTGGATGAGGTACACCGCTTCAACAAAGCGCAGCAGGATGCGTTCCTGCCGCACATCGAACGCGGCACGATCCTGTTCGTCGGTGCCACCACCGAGAATCCGTCGTTCGAGCTGAACTCGGCGCTGCTGTCGCGTTGCCGCGTGCACGTGCTCGAAGGCGTTTCGCCGACCGACATCGTCGAGGCGCTGGTGCGCGCACTGGGCGACCGCGAGCGCGGCCTGGGCGAGGAGGGCATCGAGGTCGCCCCCGAGCTGCTGCTGGAAATCGCGACCGCCGCCGACGGCGACGTGCGCCGTGCGCTGACCCTGCTGGAGATCGCCGCCGAGCTGGCGGGCGGGGAGGGTGGGCGCATCACGCCGCAGACCCTGACCCAGGTGCTGGCCGACCGCACCCGTCGCTTCGACAAGGGCGGCGAGCAGTTCTACGACCAGATCTCGGCGCTGCACAAATCCGTGCGCAGCTCCAACCCGGACGCCGCGCTGTACTGGCTGACCCGCATGCTCGATGGCGGCTGCGATCCGTCTTACCTGGCGCGCCGGCTGACCCGCATGGCCATCGAGGATATCGGCCTGGCCGACCCGCGTGCGCAGAGCATGGCGCTGGAAGCGTGGGACATCTATGAGCGACTGGGCAGTCCGGAGGGCGAACTCGCGTTCGCCCAGCTGGTGCTGTACCTGGCCAGCACGGCCAAGTCGAATGCCGGCTATGCCGCGTTCAACCAGGCCAAGGCCGATGTGCGCGAGAGTGGTACCGAAGAAGTACCGCTGCACCTGCGCAATGCGCCGACCAAGCTGATGAAGGAGCTGGGCTACGGCGCCGAGTACCAGTATGACCACGACGCCGAAGGCGGCATCGCACTGGACCAGACCGGCTTCCCGGATGCGATGGGCGAACGGGTGTACTACAACCCGGTGCCGCGCGGGCTGGAAATCAAGCTGAAGGAAAAGCTGGACCGGCTGCGTGCCGAGCGTGAGGGTGCGCGGGCCGCTAAGGGCCGCTGAGCCAGCTCTTGTAGAGTCGAGCCATGCTCGACTCCGCTCTTCTGGAGCAGCAGTCGAGCATGGCTCGACTCTACAGGGGCAATATTGTTCCCCGCGCCTGCATTTGGCACACTGCGCGGCTACTTTTTCAAGGATTGATGCCGTGCAGGAAATGATTCTGCCGTTGAAGCGCTATGCCCAGTTCGAGGGCCGCGCCAATCGCCGCGAGTATTGGATGTACCAGCTGTTCCTGTTCTTGGTCGCAACCGCGGTGATGCTGCTGGCCGGTGTGCTGGCGATCCTCTTGCGCAACAGTCCCGATGCGCTGGCCGGCATCCTGATCGGCATGGTGGTGCTGTTGTGTGTGATGTGGCTGGCCACGATCGTGCCGCTGATCGCTGTGACCGTACGCCGCCTGCATGACTGCAACCAATCGGGCTGGCTGTTCCTGCTGGCGCTGGTGCCGGGCGGCGGGATCGTGATCATGATCTTCTCGCTGCTGCCGGGTACGCCGCAGGAGAACGTTTATGGTCCGGTGCCTTCGGGCCCGTGATCTTGCATGAGTCGAGCATGGCTCGACGCTACAGAGGTAAAGAAAAGAAGCCGGCGTTTCGCCGGCTTCGTCTTTACTTGATGGCGCAATCGCCGAAGGACAGGTAGTCCGTGCCGGAGCTGAACTGCAGCGTGCAGCTGGCGGTGAAGGCGGCGCCTTCTTCCAGCGCGCTGAGCTTGGCGGCCTGCTGCGCATCGTCGGTGGTCAGCCGGGCCAGGACATTGCCCTGGTCATCGCCGGCCTCGATCAGCGGCTCGCCCGCCAGGTTGCTGGAAACGCTCAGTGCCACGGCGGTGAACGTCACCGTCTGGTTGAGTTGGTCCATGCTCAACGTCGAATTGCCGGCCTCTTCAAAGGCCTGGTAGAGCGACGGCAGATCCTGCGCGGCGTGCGCAGCCAGTGGGGCGAGCAGGCCGAGGGTAAGGGCGATCAGTGCGGTGTGCTTCAAGGGTTCTCACAATCATGGGATCCAATCCCATGGCAGTCATGGCGCGGATGAACGCGGCCTGGTCGGCGGCAGGCTGCCCGCCTTCCCTGGCTGCGCTGTAAGCGGGGCGATCCAATGCCCCGGTGGCCCGCAAAATAGGTGAAATGCCGGGCCCGGCGCAACCGGTCGTCGCGCGCGTGATACACAGCGTGACGTTCGATCGATGTGATAATCATTCGCGTTTAAGGTAGACTGCGGTCCCTTGTGAACCGGCGGCCCTGGGCCGCTTCTGCCGCCGCTGATGAAGCATTTCGTCCTGCCTTCGCGCCGTGGTCCGCTGGCCCGCGGCTTGGCCGCCTTGATGATGGGTCTGCTCCTGGCCACCCCGTACGCCCATGCACAGCAGCGCAATCCGCTGCAGAAGATCGGCCACACCGTGCTCGACGAGCCGGCGGCCAGCTATCGCTTCGAACATTTCGTGGTGGACAGCCCCGACCAGCAACGCCGCTGGCGGGTGAATGTGGCCATTCCCGCCAAGGCCGGCAAGGCGCCGCTGCCGGTGTTGTACGCGCTGGATGGCAATGCGGTGGCGATGGTGCTGGACCAGCCGTTGCTGGCCGAGCTGGCGGCACGCAAGGCGCCGCCGGTGCTGGTGCTGATCGGTTACGACAACGACCTGCGCATCGATTCCAAGGCGCGCACCCGCGACTACACCGCGTGGATCGACCGTGCCGACGACGAGAGCGGCACAACCCAGGCCGTCGGCGGTGGTGCCGCCGCTTTCCTCGACGTGATCGAACGCCGCATCAAGCCGGAGGTCGAGCGTCGCGCACGCATCGATACGCAGCAACAAGCGCTGTGGGGTCACTCGCTGGGCGGGTTGTTCGTGCTCAACGCGCTGTACACACGTCCCGCCGCTTTCCAGTCCTATCTGGCCGCCAGCCCGTCGCTGTGGTGGAGCCAGGGCGCGGCGCTGGGTGATCCGGAACAGCAGTTCGTGCAGAACGTGCATGGCCAGCCGGCAAAGCTCTGGCTGATGCTGGGTGGTGCCGAGCGTGTCGGCGATCGCGGCAAGCGTGACATGACCAATCCGCGCGTGGTCGCGCACCTGCGCCGCATCGGTGCCGCCACCCCGGATGCGGCGATGCAGTTGTCCGAACGATTGGCCAAGGTGCCGGGCATGCGCGTGCAGTACCGTGAGTTCGACGGCCTCGGCCACGGCCCGATGCTGCCAGCCTCGTTCCACGCGGCGCTGCATGAACTGTACGGCGTGACCGACCGCAGCGCCGGCGATGGCGCGCCCAACGATGGTGACAACGGCGCCGAATGAATCCCTTCGCACGCGATGTCGTGCGACCCCACTACCCAGGCGAGGCTGCCGACGTGCAGCGGCCCAGGCAACCGATGAATCCCGCGCCACGTGGCGCGGCCTACGTGTGCAAGGAGCCTTCCATGTCGTTCCGTCCGTCTCTCCGTCTTACCTCTCTCGCCGCCGGTCTGCTGCTGGCGGTGACCGCCACCGCGCAGCCGGTGTTCGATCAGCCGGCCAACGCCACCTTCAAGGGTGAGGTCGTCTCACGTGGTGAGAACGTGGTTCCCGGCAGCACTGCCGACGTGGTCGGCCGTGGCTTCGTACCGGGCCAGAAGGTCAGCCTGCTGCGTGGCGACAGCGTGCTCAATACGCAGCCGCTGGTGGTCGATGCCGATGGCAACTTCAAGACCCAGCTGAGCATTCCGGCCGACGCCGTGCCGGGTACCCACCCGGTGGTGGTGCGCGCCAGCCAGCCGGCTGCAGCCACCGTGCTGAAGCTGCGCGTCTCGCCGCAGTTGCCGCTGTCCGGCCAGGCGCAGTTCGCCACCCAGTCCAACAAGCTGGTGCCGGGCCTGTACCAGTCCGCCTACAGCGCCGCCAGCAACGCGGTGTTCGTGACCTCGGCCGTGGGCCGCCCGCCGGTGACCCAGTCGCAGCTGCTGAAGCTGGACCCGAAGTCGCTGAAGGTGACCAAGGCGATCACCCCGGCGCAGGTGCCGGGCAGCACCAATGGTGCGGTGTACGCGGTCTACGGCGTGGGCGTGGATGACACCAACGGCAACGTCTGGGTCACCAACACCCGCCAGAACTCCATCGCGGTCTACCGCCAGAAGGACCTGTCGCTGGTCCACCAGTTCCCGGTCGATGCCGTGCCGCATGCGCGCGACGTGGTGGTTGATGGCACCCACGGCAAGGTGTTTGCCTCGGCCACGGGTGAGGACCACCTGTCGGTGTTCGACGCCAAGACCCTCAAGGAGCTGCCGGCAGTGACGCTGGAGTCCAGCGTGGACGACGGCAAGTTCACCCCGATGAGCCTGGTGCTGGACGAGAAGGGCGGCAAGCTGTTCACCGTCAGCATCGGCACCCCGGAAGCGGCAGTGATCGATGTGGCCAACGGCAAGGTCGAGAAGGTCATCGACCTGGGCAACTCGATCAGTGCCTCGGGCGTGGCCTTCGACGCGGCGCGCAACCGCCTGTACGTGGCCTCGCAGGGCACCGACAACCTGCTGATCGTCGACGTGGCGGCCGGCAAGGTGCTGCATGACGTGCCGGTCGGCGCCGGCGCACTGAACGTCGCCTTCGATGATGCCTCCGGCCTGGCCTACGTCAGCAACCGTGGTGCTGGCACGGTCACCGTGGTGAACGGTGACGGCAAGGTGGTCGCCAACCTCGACGGCGGCACGCTGCCGAACCACGTCCGTGCCGATGGCAAGGGCAACGTGTTCGCGGTGAACAAGTCGCGCGGCGCTGAAGACCCGAAGGGTGACCGCATCACCCGCATCACCCCGAAGCAGTAAGTCACACGGCAGGGCGGCGTGCGCGTCGCCCTGCCAGCAAGGAGAACGAGCATGAACATCGCGTCCCGTCTGCGCCTCTGTGCGCTTCCGTTGGCTGTCTCGCTGGCACTGGCTGCCTGTGGCGGCTCGTCGGCGCCGCCTGATGGCCAGAAGTCCACCGAGCCGCCCGCCGCGACGGCGACTGCGGAAGCCGCATTGCCGGCTGGCTGGCAGCGCGTGGCTGGCACCGATATGCCGGTCGTGCGCGACCAGAAGGCCGTGCTGCCGGCCAAGGTGCATTCCGATGACGGCGCCAACGTCGAGGTGGCCGATACCAGCCGCATCATCGCCGGTGGTGACGACGTGATCGCGGTGATCGAGGCGCTGGGGCTGGACAAGCAGGTGTTCGCCGCGCCGACCAACACCACCACCCGGGCCGGCCTGGCCGCGCCCCACCAGTTCCTGTTCAACCGCACCACGGGCGTGGAGGGCGTGCTGAGCCTGCAGGGCTCGCTGTTCCTCGGCAACAGCCTGCGCCGCCACACCGAGCTGGCGAAGAAGCTGCGTGAGGTGGGCGAACCGGCAGTGGTCATCGATGACCTGCAGCCGGCGCCGGACAAGGTGCGCAAGGTCGCCGCCGCACTAGGGCTGGCCGAGGCAGGGCAGACACTTGCCACGCAGGTGCAGCGCCAGCTCGATGAGGCTGCAGCGATTGGCAAGGGCCTGGGCCATGCGCCACGACTGATCCACGTGTCGGCCACCGGCGCCGGTGGCTCGCCGACTGTTGCGGGTGCCGACAGCGCATCGGCGCAGCTGATCGCACTGGCTGGCGGCATCAACATCGGCACCGAGGCAGGGGTGAAGAACTACTCGCAGCTGAGCAATGAAGGCGTGGTCGCGGCGGCACCGGAGGTGATCCTGGTGACCGAGCATGACCTGCAGCTGTTCGGTGGTGCCGAGGGCCTGTGGAAGGCGTACCCGACGCTGAAGCAGACCCCGGCCGGGCAGGCCAACCGGGTCTGGGTGATGCCGGATGTGCAGCTGAAGTACACCAGTGTCGGATCCGGTGCTGGCGCGCTGGCGCTGGCCAAGGCCCTGGCAGCGTTGCCGAAGGCATGAGTCCGGCGGATCGGCGCCGCCGTCGCGGGCGGACGATGTTGCTGGTGGCGTTGCTGGCACTGCTGGGGGCAGTGCTGGCCTCGTTCGCCGTGGGCCCGTTGCGGTTGCCGCCGCTGGAGGTGATGCAGGCGCTGGCAGTGAAGCTGGGGATGCTTGACCCGCAGGCGGTCAGCAGCCGCGATCTGGCGGTGGTGTGGCAGCTGCGCATTCCGCGCGCCCTGTTGGGCGCGATGGTCGGTGCGTCGCTGGCGATGGCCGGTGCCAGCCTGCAGGGACTGTTCGGCAACCCGCTGGCCGACCCCGGCATCGTTGGTGTCAGCCAGGGTGCTGCGCTGGGTGCAGTCGCTGCCATTGTTCTCGGCGCTGCGGGCGCAGCCGGCTGGCTGGTGCCGGTGGCTGCATTCGCTGGTGGTGCACTGGCGATCGGCCTGACCTACGCATTGGCCCGGCCCGGCAAGGGTACGGGCAACGCCACGTTGCTGTTGGTCGGCATCGCGATGGCCGCCTTCTGCTCGGCGCTGATCGGTTTCCTCACGTACATTGCCAGCGAAAGCGAGCTGCAGTCGCTGGTGTTCTGGCAGATGGGCTCGCTGGCGCGCGCCAACTGGGCCGACGTGGCCGCGGTGGTGCCGCTGTTTGCGATTGGTGTATTCGCGTTGCAGCGGCTGGCTACGCCGCTGGACATGCTGGCACTGGGCGAACGCCAGGCGCAGCATCTGGGGCTGGATGTCACCCGCACGCGTCGTCGCCTGGTGGCGTTCAGTGCGCTGCTGGTGGGTGCGGCGGTGGCGTTTGCGGGTTCGATCAGTTTCGTTGGCCTGGTGGTGCCGCACGTGGCACGTCTGCTGGTTGGCCCTGGCCATCGCTGGTTGCTGCCGTTGTCCGGTCTGCTCGGTGCGCTGCTGATCGTGGTGGCCGATACCGCGGCTCGCACGCTCGATCCCCCGGCGGAGATTCCGCTGGGCCTGTTCTCGGCCGCGCTGGGCGCGCCGTTCTTCCTGTGGCTGGTGCTGCAGCAGCGCCGCAAGGCCGCGGCATGAGCGTGCTGTTGAAACTGCACGAGGTGGTGGTGCGTCGCCAGCAGCGCGAGATCCTGCATGGCATCTCGCTGGCGTTCGAACCGGGTACGGTCACCGCGCTGGTGGGCCCGAATGGCGCGGGCAAGTCCACGTTGCTGGCTGTTGCCGCTGGTGACCTGCGTGCCGACGCAGGCGAGGTAAGTCTGCTCGGCAAGCCGTTGGCCGGCTACAAAGCCGGGCCGCTGGCGCGCGAGCGTGCGGTGATGCCGCAGGAGCATGGCGTGCGTTTCGCCTTCAGCGTGGAAGAAGTTGTGGCAATGGGGCGACTGCCGCATCCGCCCGACCCTGTGGTGGATGACGCCAAGGTGGAAGCCGCCATTGATGCCGCCGAACTGCAGGCGCTGCGCCTGCGCGAGGTGCAGCAGCTGTCCGGTGGCGAGTCCGCCCGGACCACGTTCGCGCGCGTGCTGGCGCAGGACACGCCGTTGCTGCTGCTGGATGAACCGACTGCAGCGCTGGACCTGCGCCACCAGGAACGCACCCTGCGCAGCGTGCGCGCCTGTGCCGAGGCCGGTGCGTGTGTGATCGTGGTGCTGCACGACCTGAATCTGGCCGCTGGCTATGCCGACCGCATCGTGCTGCTGGAGCAGGGCAGGGTGGCAGCCGATGGCACGCCGTTGCAGGTGCTGACTGAAGAAAACCTGCAGCGGGTGTACCAGCAGGATGTGGTGGTGCTGGAGCACCCACGGCGCGGCGTGCCGCTGGTAGTGGTGACCTGAGCGTCCAGTCGTTCTGCGCGGCGACGTATCATGTGCAGTTCGTCTTCTTCAATGGACTGATGTGATGATCTGTTTCTTCCCGCGCGGCGCACTCTTTGCTGCAATGGCTGCGGTTGCTGGCGTGGTGAGTGCTGCACCGGCAACCTCCATTTCCCTGATGGATGCAACCGAGCAGGCTTCGCTGATCGAGAGCCACCATTCCTCTGGCGAGGGCGCTGCGGTGTCGTCGATGAGCACCAGGTACTACGCCAGTGACGAAATGCATTTCAGCTGGGACGGTCAGCAGGTCCTGACGTTGTGCGAGGGTGCGGTGTATCTGAGGTTTCCCGAGGGCAAGCGGATGATGTTGACCGCAGAGCAGCGTCAGATGTTCGCTTACCAGGCCATGATGTCCAGTCTTGGAGCAATCGCTGCCGTTGGTGCCGCATCGGGCGAATCCCTGGGGGTGGCGGCTGACGGCAGCGAGACCCGCAGCGCGGGGGAGAGTCCCTGGGCCTATGGGGTGGAGCGCTTCGAGGTGACCACCCAGCGCATGCCGGATGGCGCGGTGCGCGTGCATTCCCGCAAGACCGAGATCGTGAACACGACGCCCCCGGCGCGCCCGGACGACATGTTCGGCACCGAAGATGACCAGGCGGCACGCCTGTCCGAGTTGGCGCCGGTGGGCAGCTGGACCGAGGTGGTTGTCCATGAGGGGCCGAGGCTGCCACATGTGGATCCGGCGATGTCGTTGAAGGGCTGGATCTCGATGGGGGACGACCAGGCTGCGACGGTGGCCGAGGCGCGCAAGCTGCACGGGTGCAAGTGAGCTGAGCTGGGGTCGGAGCCCTTTGCCCGTGGCAAGGGGACCCGACCCCGATGCCCGTCGGTCTCATCGTTCCATTTATGTGCTCAATATTCACTTGCGCGCCAGATTGGCAGGTCTAGAATGCGCCCCATGAACCGGATGCCGCTCCTGAAGTTTTTCACCCTGACCCGCGCAAGCGCGGAACGGGCGTGTCTGCCTGGAGCCCCACGAGGCCGTTGAAGCGGCCTTCGCTGGACCTTCGACAGAGCGCCCTCCGGGGCGCTCTTTTCGTTTCCGTCATTTCATTTTTCAACACCGCCGGCCCTGCCGGCCCACCGCAAGGAGAACGTGCCATGCACCAGATCGCCGAGACCGAACGCTAGCCGCGCACCCTGTCGCCAACCGGGGTGTGCGGCCCCTGAAGTTGGCTTTGCAGGAACCTCTTTATGAACACCCAAGTCCTTTCCCGCCGTCGCAACCTCGGCATCATTGCCCACATCGACGCCGGCAAAACCACGCTCACCGAACGCCTGCTGTGGAAAAGCGGCGAAATCCATCGCGTCGGTGAAGTGCACGACGGCAACGCGACCACCGATTTCTCGGCGATCGAACGCGAGCGCGGCATCACCATCGGCGCTGCCGCCGTGCAGGCGCAGTGGGCGCCGCGCGACCTGCCGCCGCATCGGTTGACCCTGATCGACACTCCCGGCCACATCGACTTCGCCATTGAAGTCGAGCGTTCGCTGCGCGTGCTCGACGGTGCCGTGGCCGTGTTCTCGGCGGTGGATGGCGTGCAGCCGCAGTCCGAGACCGTGTGGCGCCAGGCGCGCCGCCACCGCGTGCCGCTGATCGCGTTCGTCAACAAGATGGATCGCGTCGGTGCTTCCTTCGAGCGTGTGCTGGAGCAGTTGCAGGACAAGCTGCGCGCGCGACCGTGGGCGCTGGGCGTGCCGCTGGGCAGCGAGAGCGGCTTCAACGGCTGGGTCGATCTGGTCGATGAGCGTGTGCTGCAGTGGCAGGATGGCGCTGCGGCGACGGTCACCGCGTGGGACGACGCGGCGCGGGCCCAGTGGCAAGTCCAGCGCGATGCGCTGGTCGAGGCCGTGGC
Coding sequences:
- a CDS encoding YncE family protein, yielding MSFRPSLRLTSLAAGLLLAVTATAQPVFDQPANATFKGEVVSRGENVVPGSTADVVGRGFVPGQKVSLLRGDSVLNTQPLVVDADGNFKTQLSIPADAVPGTHPVVVRASQPAAATVLKLRVSPQLPLSGQAQFATQSNKLVPGLYQSAYSAASNAVFVTSAVGRPPVTQSQLLKLDPKSLKVTKAITPAQVPGSTNGAVYAVYGVGVDDTNGNVWVTNTRQNSIAVYRQKDLSLVHQFPVDAVPHARDVVVDGTHGKVFASATGEDHLSVFDAKTLKELPAVTLESSVDDGKFTPMSLVLDEKGGKLFTVSIGTPEAAVIDVANGKVEKVIDLGNSISASGVAFDAARNRLYVASQGTDNLLIVDVAAGKVLHDVPVGAGALNVAFDDASGLAYVSNRGAGTVTVVNGDGKVVANLDGGTLPNHVRADGKGNVFAVNKSRGAEDPKGDRITRITPKQ
- a CDS encoding heme/hemin ABC transporter substrate-binding protein, whose product is MNIASRLRLCALPLAVSLALAACGGSSAPPDGQKSTEPPAATATAEAALPAGWQRVAGTDMPVVRDQKAVLPAKVHSDDGANVEVADTSRIIAGGDDVIAVIEALGLDKQVFAAPTNTTTRAGLAAPHQFLFNRTTGVEGVLSLQGSLFLGNSLRRHTELAKKLREVGEPAVVIDDLQPAPDKVRKVAAALGLAEAGQTLATQVQRQLDEAAAIGKGLGHAPRLIHVSATGAGGSPTVAGADSASAQLIALAGGINIGTEAGVKNYSQLSNEGVVAAAPEVILVTEHDLQLFGGAEGLWKAYPTLKQTPAGQANRVWVMPDVQLKYTSVGSGAGALALAKALAALPKA
- a CDS encoding FecCD family ABC transporter permease, whose protein sequence is MSPADRRRRRGRTMLLVALLALLGAVLASFAVGPLRLPPLEVMQALAVKLGMLDPQAVSSRDLAVVWQLRIPRALLGAMVGASLAMAGASLQGLFGNPLADPGIVGVSQGAALGAVAAIVLGAAGAAGWLVPVAAFAGGALAIGLTYALARPGKGTGNATLLLVGIAMAAFCSALIGFLTYIASESELQSLVFWQMGSLARANWADVAAVVPLFAIGVFALQRLATPLDMLALGERQAQHLGLDVTRTRRRLVAFSALLVGAAVAFAGSISFVGLVVPHVARLLVGPGHRWLLPLSGLLGALLIVVADTAARTLDPPAEIPLGLFSAALGAPFFLWLVLQQRRKAAA
- a CDS encoding heme ABC transporter ATP-binding protein, which produces MSVLLKLHEVVVRRQQREILHGISLAFEPGTVTALVGPNGAGKSTLLAVAAGDLRADAGEVSLLGKPLAGYKAGPLARERAVMPQEHGVRFAFSVEEVVAMGRLPHPPDPVVDDAKVEAAIDAAELQALRLREVQQLSGGESARTTFARVLAQDTPLLLLDEPTAALDLRHQERTLRSVRACAEAGACVIVVLHDLNLAAGYADRIVLLEQGRVAADGTPLQVLTEENLQRVYQQDVVVLEHPRRGVPLVVVT